Proteins from a genomic interval of Fuerstiella sp.:
- a CDS encoding TatD family hydrolase, whose protein sequence is MRYIDPHIHMVSRTTDDYQRMAQAGCIAVTEPAFWAGFDRSSAQGFYDYFRQLTDYEPRRAAQFGIRHFTWLCINPKEADDPGFAREVVSLIPEFLDHGNVLGIGEIGLNKNTRNELIILEEQIALAETHNQMVLVHTPHLEDKLKGTRIIMDALSASSIDPEKILIDHVEEHTVSEVLERGFWAGMTLYPDTKVTPQRAVDIIEMYGSERIWMNSAGDWGCSDPLAVPKARLEMKRRGHSDEIIDRVTLHNPGTFLGQSNRFHVNT, encoded by the coding sequence ATGAGATACATCGACCCACACATCCATATGGTCTCTCGCACGACAGACGACTATCAGCGGATGGCGCAGGCCGGGTGCATTGCCGTAACCGAGCCTGCTTTCTGGGCAGGATTTGATCGTTCATCCGCCCAGGGTTTTTATGATTACTTCCGCCAATTGACCGATTACGAGCCACGGCGCGCCGCTCAGTTTGGTATCCGACATTTTACGTGGCTGTGCATCAACCCTAAAGAAGCGGATGACCCTGGATTCGCTCGCGAAGTCGTGTCCCTGATCCCGGAATTTCTCGACCACGGAAACGTCCTGGGGATTGGCGAAATCGGGCTGAACAAAAACACACGCAATGAACTAATCATTCTTGAAGAACAAATCGCGCTCGCGGAAACGCACAACCAGATGGTACTGGTGCACACGCCTCATCTGGAAGACAAGCTGAAAGGGACCCGCATCATCATGGATGCCTTGTCGGCCAGCAGTATCGATCCTGAAAAAATTCTCATAGATCATGTCGAGGAACACACAGTATCCGAAGTGCTGGAACGCGGGTTCTGGGCCGGAATGACGTTGTATCCCGATACAAAAGTGACACCACAGCGTGCTGTCGACATCATTGAAATGTACGGATCAGAACGAATCTGGATGAATTCCGCCGGCGACTGGGGCTGCAGCGATCCGCTGGCCGTTCCCAAAGCTCGTCTCGAAATGAAACGCCGTGGCCACAGTGATGAAATCATCGATCGTGTGACTCTGCATAACCCCGGCACGTTTCTCGGTCAGTCCAACCGATTTCACGTCAACACATAA
- the thyX gene encoding FAD-dependent thymidylate synthase, with the protein MTTTQSLDQHRQLVDTLRWKKIPVLDDGFVCLVDVMGDDSSVVQAARVSYGEGTKKVSDDRTLIRYLLRHRHTTPFEMAEVKLLIRVPMDCWRQWIRHRTANVNEYSTRYSLAIDASQTTPPGEWRSQAESNRQGSGDMLPLDVGDRLTEEETELQNRIRTVYQQRIDQGVAREQARKDLPLSTYTEAYWKVDLHNLLHFLALRMDHHAQLEIRNYATAIGEQIIQPLFPVVWEAFCDYRMQSMHLTRLDIGVIQRLSAAGAGEVPYSETEFLAAQDPAWVSLKRSRERDECRSKLVHLGLMES; encoded by the coding sequence ATGACAACAACACAGTCTCTCGATCAACATCGACAGCTCGTCGACACGCTGAGATGGAAGAAAATACCGGTACTTGACGACGGCTTTGTTTGCCTTGTTGATGTTATGGGTGACGACAGCAGCGTGGTTCAGGCGGCTCGTGTGAGCTACGGAGAAGGAACCAAGAAGGTATCCGATGACCGAACACTGATTCGTTATCTCCTGCGACATCGTCACACCACACCATTTGAAATGGCAGAGGTTAAGTTATTAATCCGAGTCCCAATGGACTGCTGGCGCCAGTGGATTCGACATCGGACGGCCAATGTCAACGAATACAGTACCCGGTACTCACTGGCCATCGACGCGTCGCAGACAACTCCGCCTGGCGAATGGCGGTCCCAGGCAGAAAGCAACCGACAGGGAAGCGGCGACATGCTGCCCCTGGATGTCGGCGATCGTCTGACGGAAGAGGAAACGGAACTTCAGAATCGAATACGGACCGTTTATCAGCAGCGAATCGATCAGGGCGTGGCCCGGGAACAGGCGCGCAAAGACCTGCCACTTTCAACCTACACGGAAGCCTACTGGAAAGTCGACCTTCACAACCTGCTGCATTTTCTGGCCCTGAGAATGGACCATCACGCTCAGCTGGAAATCCGAAATTACGCCACGGCAATCGGCGAGCAGATCATTCAGCCGCTGTTTCCCGTCGTGTGGGAAGCGTTTTGCGACTACCGCATGCAATCCATGCATTTGACGCGACTGGATATCGGCGTGATTCAGCGACTTTCGGCAGCTGGAGCTGGTGAAGTACCATATTCAGAGACCGAATTTCTGGCAGCGCAGGATCCCGCTTGGGTGTCGCTGAAACGCAGCCGTGAACGTGATGAATGCCGCAGTAAACTGGTACACCTGGGACTGATGGAGTCATAA